GACCTAACTAGTCAGTTTCCTTAGTTCAAATCTATCGAGTCTGTCTCCTTTTACTTCATCAGATGGTaaatttttaatattgtttttccACATTTGATTTTTCGATTTGGTTGCCTTCAGATCTTTTAGCTCAGATCATTGTAGGCATAATGACCAGATCATTGTAGGCATGTTCAAATACTGTTAAGTATTTTAATACAAGGACAACCTATAATATATAATTCAGCAAAATGGGAGGGCAGCAAACCTTAGAAATTGGTGTCTCATCAACTTTTGGTTGCATGCCAATAGATGTTGTATTTGCAAGAATCATGCCATCCTCCGGGTGGAAATTATCTAAATCAGCAAGAGACAAAGCATCCCCTCCAATTGTGTCTGCAAGTTCTCTGGCTCGAtctttaacaaaataaaaaatcaatcataagaacaaaaaatcagtgatgttattttatataaggttaaggaaaaatgaaaatgcaGAAGAGAGGAtaagaaacaaagaaacaaattctGTAGCCAACGTGATATACCAATCCGAAGTACAGAAATGTCAAGCAAATATTTTGCATGCAGCACATGTCTAGAACATCAAAAAGCATGGGAGCATGAATCTATACAACAATACAATAAAATACACTTCAACGGTTGGGTAAAGCTTCATATCCCATAATATTGATGCAAAACTGATTGATATTTTTCTCAGGAGAAGATGGGAAAGGATGCAAGTTTTATCTGCTCAATGGTGTCATGTTAAATATGTTCATTTAGTTCTAAGAGATTGgttactaaaaatatatgacacCACCTTCTCAAAATTTATCACTGCATGAAACTACAAAGTGAACGAAAATGTTGTAGATGACACCACCTGCTTACATAAAGAAATTTCTCAAGAAAACGGATCAAATCTTTACACCCACATGAATGCACTCTAGCAATCACCTAATCACCAAATATGACAGAGATGTAAACCCTGGCAATCACCTAATCACCAAAGACATTAACAATACTACCACTCCGGAAGTAAGCATTGAACTTTTCTCTCCTAAATTAACCTCCTAGGCAAACATACCGAGCGCTGAACCAAATAGCATAGTAAGTCCAGGTTGGCTATGAGAATGTGgcacacagaaaaataaaagaacattGTGTTCTGCGCTAAGGGTGTAAAACACTACGGAGACGTATACACAAGCTCCTTTAAACCAAATTATCTTCAgaatctatttatttttaatatcctTAGTTGCTTTTTCCAAAGAATGAAATGTCCCTTCAACCATCTTTACTTATGATCTCAATTTAGATTTTCAATAAAAGAAAGATCAGGATGCTGAAATGCTGTATAAATGGAGTTTTTACTGTTCTAATAGACAATGTAAAAGAGCAATAATGAGCATGGATAATATAAATTGACGcataagaaaaatgaaaactgtTAATGAAATGCTATGAGAAAAAAGATCAGAAAAGCAGATAGTTTATGAGCTAATAAAAGATGGAAGAAAAGAAAGTAAACGTGGAACCAACCATAAGTGCGATTGGCAATTGCAATCCTTGCGCCCTTCTGTTTTGCACCATAAGCAAGTGCCTTTCCAGCACCTCCAGCACCAATAACAACAAACAGCCTACCAGCTAAAGGTGAACCAGTTAAACTGCCACTATTATGTGAACCTGTAAAGTAAAAGTGGGAATCCAGAAAACCTTAAAAGAAGATTCTTGCcagaacaaagaaagaagaacaaaattAGCTAGTACAACATAATAGTAACCTTTCAGTCCGTCTTCAATAGCTGAGATAGCTCCTACATAGTCCGTATTGAATCCAAATAACTTCCCATCGGTTGGTCTCCGTATGATACAATTAATAGCTCCTATGGCCTGAATATTTTAATAAAGATAAAAACCAATTATTTATGGATAGCATGACTCAGAGGTAAGCTAACTACTCAGATGGAGAATGTAAGCACCGTAATATGAATGGCTTCTTCACTACCTTTGCAACTGGATCAACTTCATCACAACACTCAAGTGCAGCTTCCTTGTGCGGAATTGTAATGCTGTGTTAGAAATGAAGACTATAAGATGTGATCATGATGTATAAATTTTTGACACTGGGGATGAGAAATAGAAAAACGAACCTGAAACCAGAAAAATCCTTTGAAGAGTAAGTATGGAGAAACTTTGCAATGTCGTCTACCAACAAATGTACATAAACTCCATTGAAACATACTGACTTGAATGCTTCGTTGTACAACATAGGTGATTTGCTGTGGCTGACAGGCTTCCCAACAATGCCAAACACTTTTGTGTCAGGCCCTATCTGCCTAAAATTGTATAGATGTAAAATATCCTTAATAGTTGGTTGACCAGGAGCTGAAACTATTCCTGAGTCAAGTGTACCAAAAGTAAGATGACCACTAAATTTTGCGCAAAGGATCCGTGAAATCAACCCCCTCTCACCCATTACAAGTCCTATCGTCGGGACCTGAAATTCCATGAAGGggtcaattttgtttttatcatacagagaattaaaaaaaaaatgactaaGGAGAAGACATTTGGCGCGAGCCTGTAGTGAGTTCACAGATTAAGAGAGAGTGATGTAAACAGAATCACTTCAATTACCGTTGGAACCTAGATTTCTAAAGGGAATCCAAGAGAAGCCTTAGGAGAAACTGATTTTACTGGCAAAATTCATCCAAACCGGTCTGCCCCCTCCAAAACTAGGTCATAGCCTTTATAATACATTACTAAATTCCCCCAGATCTTTCTAGATAGGCCCCTTAAGTTTTCTGTATTAATAACTTCTCCATAACAACTACCCATATAGCATTAATAATCTCCTAGAACCCCCTTAGACTTCCCACACATTGTAATTACTTAAATACAAACAACAGAGACTTAAATTCAGCTCACCATGGGAATAAACAATGGGCCAAAATTTAAAGGTGCAATGCAAAAGCATATCACCCACACTGCTTACTTGAGAATGCACGGTTACGTGAAAAATGCGTGCTACATCCGTGATATCCAAAGCACTGGTTGCAATCTTAACTATGTCAGCTCCAGTGGCTTGTATTTTTGCAACAAGATTTCCAAGAGCCTCAACTGATGGAGTTTCTTGATAGTTGTGAGAAGAGACAATAACTTTAAACTTTTCAGGCTTCTTCCCATATATGGAGTCAATGAATTCATGAGCAACCTtcaaaaaaagttaataacatAAGAACAAGGTAATTCAGGATTAACCCCTTGGGGTTAGTCCAAGTGGTGTGAGGGAGGATTGGGAAAGGGTTCAGATTAGAATAGGTCAAACATTTGATCCCTTCCAATGTAACCAAAAAAAGAGACAAAAAATTCTAATTCAGGTTTAACATCCCAACGTGACAAATTTAAAATGGAGAAGGAAAGATAAATGATGTTTCCAATATCTTTGCAATGACGGCAGTAGTTAGGATACATTGTTTAGATTTGAAACACAAAAGAATGTATTCACATGCTTCTTCATCGATGGTTCATTTCATTGCACAAGTTTAGAGTTCTTATACACATCTGGCAATCCATAAGCAGCTCTCGAACAATTATTCAGTAGTGTAAACTTGGGAGGAACTAAACAACATCACTTCCTTTCCATTTGTCTCTAACTTTTGAATCATCCTAACAAACAAGGACCGAaaagtttaaaaagaaaaagggaagagaAAGACCTTAATAAGTTCTCCTTACTATCATTGTATCTAGCAACTATGAAGGACAAAATGAATGAGATCATGTTACACATCTTATGATTCCATCATACCAAAGAaaaaagttttcaagttatacACTTGTAAGAGATCAACCTGAAGCTCAACATCAATGAAATCAGCTCCAAGCTCCATTGCTAATCGAAGCGCATCCAGTCGATATTTTTCATCACCATCATACTGACCACCTTCCCACTTTGGTCTACAAAAGTACATAATATCAGTCTTGTCAGATATTATATCACTGCGAGATTCATAAGGTCATAACAGTCCAAAAACTGTTAATAACGAGCAAAGAAACACTTCATAAGAAGATAAACTGAAAGGTTCaccaacaagaaaataaaaacaattaaaataaacactTGAAAGATAATGCAGTGAAATTTAATGAGAATAATTGTTGTATCCATCCGAGTGATAAATTGTCATTATGGCAATGTCGACTTAAACTCGTGTTTAATACAACAATATAACAACCATCCCTAAATCCAACCAATTCAAACCCTTAAAATAAGGGCGTACCGCAAacaatctcaatcatataagAAATTCATGGTAAAATACCTATACGTGACAAGTGTTGGCAAAGGGGATTCTTTAATAAGGATCTTGAGATCTTCATTGCAATTGAAGTCTTTTAAATGATCCAATCTAATCTCCACAAGGTCAGCACCAAGGGCTTTGGCCTTGCCCATATCAATCACCATCTTATCGACGGATTCTGCCATTATCGGAGCACAAATGACGGTCGAACTCCTCCTCACGCCGTCAACTCCCACTTGCAGGCCATCAGAAGCAAGctaaaattcccaaaaaaaataaaataaaataaaaaattgcagaaATTCGACAATATTCACACTATTGAAGGTAAAATTTCTCTGAATCTAATATAAAATTAGTTCAAGAATCTAATTAGTTATTTAAGACAAAAATgcagaaaaatatgaaacagtTTGACAATTTATAACCTTATATATTTTCCTGGGAGCCAATCAGAATAACAGAACAAGATAAATAGCCAAAAATAGATCATCCCAATTATTTCAAGTTCTACATCTTCTTTTAGTTGCTGATAGAAATTACAGAAATTCGGAAAAATATAAAccaattttttgggttttatatCTTAATCTGGGTCGTGCCGACAGGCAAATGGAAGAGAAAATCAGAGGCGCAGTGCAGAGATAGTGGTAATTGCTGAGAAGATTTACTTACCAAAACGTTTTGGGGAGAATCCATCGGAGTGTTTGAGGGAAGTGGCCGGAAAGACGCTGCTGCTTTTGGTGTTGGGGTTGGGGTTGGTGCGATGCAGCGCGCAGTGGTGTGGTAGGTGTCAAAAGAGGGATGAGTTTGGTAGGAATTTTTGCCATTGAGTTCTGGTGAGCATCTTTTACgttttttttattggaattaTCATGTTCGAATCTCGTGCACAGCCAATTTGATTTGATGTCAATTGCATTCCTTCCACCAATAATTTTGTTCCACGATGAGCATCCCGGATCCTTTCATCCTAAGATCTTCACAATCAATCCATTTATCATGTATTTTGCGATTAGTTTTTATCtagtattatttttatttaattttaagacTAACTCCaattttgggctaaaagccaaaattttagcccaaaatcccccccccccccaaatacCCCTAACCCAAGCTAAAATATTGGGCTAAAAGGGGAATGCTAAAGTTGGGCCAAATTTCCCCCCCCGCCGCGTGGACTCGCCCAGTTTTGGGCCACTCTCGGCCCGTGGACTCGCGCACGCGCCCCACGCCCCCAACTTGCAACCGGAGCCCGACAGGAAGGGGCCCAGCTTCAGGCCTTGTCGGCCACTCATCCGAGCCCAACGGCTCTTTTCAAAATCAGACGGGCAGCATTTAAggaccgttggttgatccaacggtccagattcaaactttattttaaaaaaatatgttattttaaaatacattgaatccaacggttgagattgaatatactcaaatctaacggtaaaaaaaaaaatctaacggcccaaatttaaatccaacggctaaaataattaaataaatttatttaacacaaaatttacccaaaaactctataaatacctatgtatttgttcaaacatccacacaaaattcaattttttcctacaattcttccaatttatctttctatcatttctttccatttccaaattgttcaacatAGCAAGagagcatgttagaggtcgtaattggacctttGAGGAAGATGTTTCTTTATGCTTGGCATGGGTTTCTGTTAGTGAAGATGGTGCAGttggcacaaatcaaaataaaaaggttttgtgggataaaatcattgcaaagtttcaagaaaaTTGCAACGGCAGCGGGCGAGACtgtggtggtgtttatgatcggtggaagactatcaacaaagcatgcactttatggAAGGGAAGCTTAGAGAGAGCCATGGTTGGCATGCCTAGTGGAAGGAGCGCCATAGAAATTGTGAGTTTTtttcttgatattttatttgtcatgtacataatattattttgcaactaattatttttatgtattttttgcatagggtgacaaagcaatggaaatttacaagacaagagtaacaccaaaaaatcaagtttttaagttGCAACATGCTTGGGacgtcctcaaggattgtccaaGGTGGGCAACCGATGCAGACCAACAatggggaagattatttcaaCGTGAAGCCGCACCGAGAAATGAAGGTGGCGATGAAGGTGTTGATGAAATGACCCCATCTACTTCTTTAGCAAGGCCCCCGggaagagataagcaaaaggaagcaaagagaaaagggaagtcccaaGATTTGACGAGTGGAGACTTTGCTACCGGAATTGCAAAATTGCACGAAACTCATAGCACTCGCCAAGAAGAAGCGGCCCGATTTCGTTTGCAAATGAAGGAAATCTCGGATAGGAAGGAAAATAGGTTTGAAATTGAATTCATGATGAATGACCTCAGCAAATACActccagagaggaagaagttcttacgtaataagcaaaaggaaattaTGCGAAAGTCTGCCTCAAGGAGTATGTTTCAAGATGATGAATCCTCTGAACCCTATATCCCATCGAGCTTGTAAGATCCTGAATGCtctctccacatccttcctgtaAGACTCTTGCCTCTGCgaaaataatttcttctttGCACTATCGGGATGAGAAAAACTTTTGACAAAGGTAGACCAACTAGGATAAATACCATCAGTTAGGTAGTAACCTAGCTCATACATATTACCATTTACCTTGTATCGAAATTCTGGTGCCCATCCATTCACAACCTCATCGAACAGAGGAGAAGACCAAAGAACGTTGATATCGTTGTTTGATCCGGGAGAGCCGAAGaatgcatgccaaatccatgtgtcgTAAGATGCCACAGCCTCCAGCACGATGGTTGGCTTGTTATGACGGCCCTTGAATTGGCCAGCCCAACTAGTAGGACAATTCTTCCACTTCCAATGCATACAATCGAGACTTCCTATCATACTCGGGAAGCCTCTTTTGTCTACCTTGCGTAGAAGCCTTTTCAAGTCTTCACGAGTTGGCTTGCGGAGGTATGTGGCTCCATAGATGGCTTGAATTGCTTGACAGAAGCGTTTCAGGTTCTCAATAGCAGTACTCTCCGCAAGTCGGCAGTATTCGTCAGTTGAGTCAGCAGAGCACCCATTAGCTAGCATTCGAAATGCAGATGTGAGCTTTTGATGAGGTGATAGACTTTGTCGGCCTACGGCATCTATCTTCCTTGTAAAGTAGTGGTCATGATTGACAACTACGTTCAAGATGCCTTCAAAAAGCTCTCTCCTCATCCGAAACCGCCTCCGAAAATCATGAGCAGGAAATCTCGGCCGCTCAATGAAATAATCTTTCATCATTTGGTCATGACACTCTTCTCTATCACGCTGCACGAATGAACGTCCCGTGACAGAACCACGATGGCTAGATTCGCCATGGTGCTCATATTGCATAAACGAGTTTACAAGTTCAGCTTCGGCGTTGATCAGTTCTAAATCCTCAATGTCAAtccttgcttggtattgtgCCATCTCCATTGCCCTGCTACGCCTGCTTCTATCAcccattgatgagatattgagaatttttaggaaacaaaaactctttgaaagttgaaagattggtgaatatagaggatgattgaaggTTGAAAGATTGTGTGATCAACTAATATTGGACCTGTGtttatatagaggatgattgatgagtggttggtgaaagttgaaaaatttgtgttgaacggttggtgaaagttgaaagtttggtgttgaaagttgaaagtttggtgtTGAACGGTTGGTCAAAGTTGAAAGTTTAGagttgaacggttggtgaaagatgaacggttggtgaaagttTAAAGGTTGGTGAAAGTAGCTTGCTTTGTGaaaaatttaatgatttttcaatatttatcggaatttaaatttttttagattaaaatgttcataaaattaatttacaataatctacatatttatttatttttttaaattgatttaagaaaaaaattagcctaagttcattctttaataatttcgggctaaaattttaggccagaagggttggagcagaaaagatgtttctgggctaaaagccaaattttccgggctaaaaaatttggcttttagcccaagggttggagacggtctaaataaaaaaattcaagttgATTTATAGTTATACGATAAATGGATAGGATGTGAGATCATAGGGATCCAAATCCTTCAGCTATCCGACGGAGCACGGTAAAATAAATATGAGTATGTTGTaacctattttatctgacaaagaGAAGGGGGCCGACAGCAAGTatagaaagagatgagagatgTGCTTGTAGAATCGTAGGGGAATTGTGTATTGAGGATATGTTATTCTCCATACgtagtgtctttatttatagtagtaaaaagaaagaataaatcTTTCATCCTTAAAGAATACAAGCccatataggaaagaataactagaatcaaatataatttaggatttacacaatcacacttaatctaggaaagtttacaacactccgtcttaagtatgtaaatactcaaggtagatttcagcatcatgcagaagttgaggaagttgacTCGTTGGCACTAATCCTATgaaacaacgcttattctcaataaggtaggaacttgcataaagtATTAAGTCTCACTAAAACACCATAAGgttatggcaaaaacccaagtagggacaaaatccatagtataAGAAAAAATGCTTGAGAAATGCAAAAGTCAAAAGAAATGTCTAtgggacgtcatcagggatatgaccagcccaatgTGGGTGTCTCGTTAAAACCtaattaggtagcaaaaacctaatggaaaaaatgctcctaattgtagggaaaaagtacattaagatcaagcaagcattcttcaggatactccccctgagtttgacacaattccaaagaTAAATAACAATGTTACACAACTCAGAAAATTTACGcatgaaacgtcgccttcggtagtgatttggtgaagaggttagccagattgtcttgtgaacgaatttgcgtgacttcaatcttctgatgcttttgttgttgatgtgagaagaacTTCGGTGCAATgtgtttggtgttgtctcctttgat
Above is a window of Malus sylvestris chromosome 15, drMalSylv7.2, whole genome shotgun sequence DNA encoding:
- the LOC126602099 gene encoding bifunctional 3-dehydroquinate dehydratase/shikimate dehydrogenase, chloroplastic-like, which encodes MDSPQNVLLASDGLQVGVDGVRRSSTVICAPIMAESVDKMVIDMGKAKALGADLVEIRLDHLKDFNCNEDLKILIKESPLPTLVTYRPKWEGGQYDGDEKYRLDALRLAMELGADFIDVELQVAHEFIDSIYGKKPEKFKVIVSSHNYQETPSVEALGNLVAKIQATGADIVKIATSALDITDVARIFHVTVHSQVPTIGLVMGERGLISRILCAKFSGHLTFGTLDSGIVSAPGQPTIKDILHLYNFRQIGPDTKVFGIVGKPVSHSKSPMLYNEAFKSVCFNGVYVHLLVDDIAKFLHTYSSKDFSGFSITIPHKEAALECCDEVDPVAKAIGAINCIIRRPTDGKLFGFNTDYVGAISAIEDGLKGSHNSGSLTGSPLAGRLFVVIGAGGAGKALAYGAKQKGARIAIANRTYDRARELADTIGGDALSLADLDNFHPEDGMILANTTSIGMQPKVDETPISKHALRSYSLVFDAVYTPKMTRLLKEAKESGATVVSGLEMFIGQAYEQFERFTGLPAPRELFRRVMDGSS
- the LOC126602940 gene encoding uncharacterized protein LOC126602940, whose product is MGDRSRRSRAMEMAQYQARIDIEDLELINAEAELVNSFMQYEHHGESSHRGSVTGRSFVQRDREECHDQMMKDYFIERPRFPAHDFRRRFRMRRELFEGILNVVVNHDHYFTRKIDAVGRQSLSPHQKLTSAFRMLANGCSADSTDEYCRLAESTAIENLKRFCQAIQAIYGATYLRKPTREDLKRLLRKVDKRGFPSMIGSLDCMHWKWKNCPTSWAGQFKGRHNKPTIVLEAVASYDTWIWHAFFGSPGSNNDINVLWSSPLFDEVVNGWAPEFRYKVNGNMYELGYYLTDGIYPSWSTFVKSFSHPDSAKKKLFSQRQESYRKDVERAFRILQARWDIGFRGFIILKHTP